A genomic segment from Necator americanus strain Aroian chromosome III, whole genome shotgun sequence encodes:
- a CDS encoding hypothetical protein (NECATOR_CHRIII.G9280.T5) yields MYSNERTVTIGDRVTLILLLKGLCELFEDDDTSQHTFGGEGNVVKRSAQIPAYCEAILGKIRMDGSSTGSERVLQTSTTSLAGTDSQTISATDLMGWVFYKTTKMCYKKFNVDLTSDEAEKKCNGYDGHLASIHSMEQNQFLLGKSFCPQTVWK; encoded by the exons ATGTACAGTAACGAGCGAACCGTTACGATTGGTGATCGCGTCACCTTGATTCTGCTCTTAAAG GGTTTATGTGAGCTCTTCGAGGATGACGATACCTCTCAGCACACTTTCGGAGGAGAAGGGAACGTCGTCAAAAGAAGCGCTCAGATTCCAGCATACTGTGAAGCAATCCTTGGCAAAATAAG gaTGGACGGATCTTCTACAGGCTCAGAACGTGTATTGCAAACATCGACGACGAGTTTGGCAG GCACGGATTCGCAGACAATTTCTGCAACTGATCTGATGGGCTGGGTCTTTTACAAAACGACGAAAATGTGCTATAAG AAATTCAACGTCGATTTAACTTCTGATGAGGCAGAGAAGAAATGCAATGGCTATGATGGACACTTAGCATCCATTCATTCTATGGAACAGAATCAATTTCTTTTAGGCAAGTCATTTTGTCCTCAAACGGTTTGGAAGTAA
- a CDS encoding hypothetical protein (NECATOR_CHRIII.G9281.T1), with product MRMLRWTIGATLKEKVSNDTVRSIFFVVPITEKMKEARLRWFGHVLRKEEDSVAKTAPKLDVSGVRPRGRPKIRWLDRVKLDMIDARLCTADAMDRTKWKTRSRKAHPATTRDKR from the coding sequence atgcggatgttgaggtggacgataggtgcaacgctaaaagagaaagtatccaacgacactgtacgtTCCATCTTCttcgtcgtcccgataactgagaagatgaaggaggcgcgactgagatggtttggtcacgtcttgcggaaggaggaagattctgttgccaaaaccgctccgaagctcgacgtttcaggagtgaggccgcgtgggaggccaaagattcgctggttagaccgtgtgaagctggatatgatagatgcacgtttgtgtacggctgatgcaatggatagaaccaaatggaagacaagaagcagaaaagcgcaccctgcaacaacgcgggacaaacgttag
- a CDS encoding hypothetical protein (NECATOR_CHRIII.G9280.T3), with the protein MVALCVMWFIASTGWKQGSCELFEDDDTSRHTFGGEGNVVKRSAQTPAYCEAILGKIRMDGSSTGSERDLQTSTTSLAGTESETTPATDLMGWVYYSTTKMCYKKFNVDLTSDEAEKKCNGYDGHLASIHSMEQNQFLLELNPENDSVWIGLKLEGPCDPSSRQEHWLDSSDVDFHNWKEWEPNNLNCIEHSVYMDQTGGWYDFPDNESNPFICETKDIFYCPQHAT; encoded by the exons ATGGTAGCACTCTGTGTTATGTGGTTCATCGCATCGACTGGATGGAAACAG GGTTCATGTGAGCTCTTCGAGGATGACGATACTTCTCGGCACACTTTCGGAGGAGAAGGGAACGTCGTCAAAAGAAGCGCTCAGACTCCAGCATACTGTGAAGCAATCCTTGGCAAAATAAG gaTGGACGGATCTTCTACAGGCTCGGAACGTGATTTGCAAACATCGACGACGAGTTTGGCAG GCACAGAATCGGAGACAACTCCTGCAACTGATCTGATGGGCTGGGTCTACTATAGTACGACGAAAATGTGCTATAAG AAATTCAACGTCGATTTAACTTCTGATGAGGCAGAGAAGAAATGCAATGGCTATGATGGACACCTAGCATCCATTCATTCTATGGAACAGAATCAATTTCTTCTAG AACTCAACCCAGAAAACGATTCAGTCTGGATAGGATTAAAATTGGAGGGACCATGTGACCCTTCTTCTCGTCAGGAACATTGGTTGGATAGTTCGGACGTCGATTTCCATAACTGGAAAGAATGGGAACCAAATAATCTAAACTGTATAGAACACTCCGTATAT ATGGATCAAACAGGAGGGTGGTACGACTTTCCGGATAACGAAAGTAATCCCTTCATTTGCGAAACCAAAGACATTTTCTACTGCCCTCAACACGCGACTTGA
- a CDS encoding hypothetical protein (NECATOR_CHRIII.G9281.T2), which translates to MLRWTIGATLKEKVSNDTVRSIFFVVPITEKMKEARLRWFGHVLRKEEDSVAKTAPKLDVSGVRPRGRPKIRWLDRVKLDMIDARLCTADAMDRTKWKTRSRKAHPATTRDKR; encoded by the coding sequence atgttgaggtggacgataggtgcaacgctaaaagagaaagtatccaacgacactgtacgtTCCATCTTCttcgtcgtcccgataactgagaagatgaaggaggcgcgactgagatggtttggtcacgtcttgcggaaggaggaagattctgttgccaaaaccgctccgaagctcgacgtttcaggagtgaggccgcgtgggaggccaaagattcgctggttagaccgtgtgaagctggatatgatagatgcacgtttgtgtacggctgatgcaatggatagaaccaaatggaagacaagaagcagaaaagcgcaccctgcaacaacgcgggacaaacgttag
- a CDS encoding hypothetical protein (NECATOR_CHRIII.G9280.T2), translating into MYSNERTVTIGDRVTLILLLKGLCELFEDDDTSQHTFGGEGNVVKRSAQIPAYCEAILGKIRMDGSSTGSERVLQTSTTSLAGTDSQTISATDLMGWVFYKTTKMCYKKFNVDLTSDEAEKKCNGYDGHLASIHSMEQNQFLLGKSKKVFIPELNPENDSVWIGLKLEGSCDPSSRQEHWLDGSDVDFHNWKEWEPNNLNCEEYSVYMDQTGGWYDFPDNESNPFICETDDNSYCSIHAT; encoded by the exons ATGTACAGTAACGAGCGAACCGTTACGATTGGTGATCGCGTCACCTTGATTCTGCTCTTAAAG GGTTTATGTGAGCTCTTCGAGGATGACGATACCTCTCAGCACACTTTCGGAGGAGAAGGGAACGTCGTCAAAAGAAGCGCTCAGATTCCAGCATACTGTGAAGCAATCCTTGGCAAAATAAG gaTGGACGGATCTTCTACAGGCTCAGAACGTGTATTGCAAACATCGACGACGAGTTTGGCAG GCACGGATTCGCAGACAATTTCTGCAACTGATCTGATGGGCTGGGTCTTTTACAAAACGACGAAAATGTGCTATAAG AAATTCAACGTCGATTTAACTTCTGATGAGGCAGAGAAGAAATGCAATGGCTATGATGGACACTTAGCATCCATTCATTCTATGGAACAGAATCAATTTCTTTTAGGCAA atcaaaaaaagtgttcattCCAGAACTCAACCCAGAAAACGATTCAGTCTGGATAGGATTAAAATTGGAGGGATCATGTGACCCTTCTTCTCGTCAGGAACATTGGTTGGATGGTTCGGACGTCGATTTCCATAACTGGAAAGAATGGGAACCGAATAATCTAAATTGTGAGGAATACTCCGTATAT ATGGATCAAACAGGAGGATGGTACGACTTTCCGGATAACGAAAGTAATCCCTTCATTTGCGAAACTGACGACAATTCCTACTGCTCCATCCACGCGACTTGA
- a CDS encoding hypothetical protein (NECATOR_CHRIII.G9280.T1): METDIIEDNLSSCHKLNTAGCAINQGSCELFEDDDTSRHTFGGEGNVVKRSAQTPAYCEAILGKIRMDGSSTGSERDLQTSTTSLAGTESETTPATDLMGWVYYSTTKMCYKKFNVDLTSDEAEKKCNGYDGHLASIHSMEQNQFLLELNPENDSVWIGLKLEGPCDPSSRQEHWLDSSDVDFHNWKEWEPNNLNCIEHSVYMDQTGGWYDFPDNESNPFICETKDIFYCPQHAT; this comes from the exons ATGGAAACAG ATATCATCGAAGACAACTTATCAAGCTGCCACAAATTGAATACGGCAGGATGCGCCATTAACCAG GGTTCATGTGAGCTCTTCGAGGATGACGATACTTCTCGGCACACTTTCGGAGGAGAAGGGAACGTCGTCAAAAGAAGCGCTCAGACTCCAGCATACTGTGAAGCAATCCTTGGCAAAATAAG gaTGGACGGATCTTCTACAGGCTCGGAACGTGATTTGCAAACATCGACGACGAGTTTGGCAG GCACAGAATCGGAGACAACTCCTGCAACTGATCTGATGGGCTGGGTCTACTATAGTACGACGAAAATGTGCTATAAG AAATTCAACGTCGATTTAACTTCTGATGAGGCAGAGAAGAAATGCAATGGCTATGATGGACACCTAGCATCCATTCATTCTATGGAACAGAATCAATTTCTTCTAG AACTCAACCCAGAAAACGATTCAGTCTGGATAGGATTAAAATTGGAGGGACCATGTGACCCTTCTTCTCGTCAGGAACATTGGTTGGATAGTTCGGACGTCGATTTCCATAACTGGAAAGAATGGGAACCAAATAATCTAAACTGTATAGAACACTCCGTATAT ATGGATCAAACAGGAGGGTGGTACGACTTTCCGGATAACGAAAGTAATCCCTTCATTTGCGAAACCAAAGACATTTTCTACTGCCCTCAACACGCGACTTGA
- a CDS encoding hypothetical protein (NECATOR_CHRIII.G9280.T4) — protein MVALCVMWFIASTGWKQGLCELFEDDDTSQHTFGGEGNVVKRSAQIPAYCEAILGKIRMDGSSTGSERVLQTSTTSLAGTDSQTISATDLMGWVFYKTTKMCYKKFNVDLTSDEAEKKCNGYDGHLASIHSMEQNQFLLGKSFCPQTVWK, from the exons ATGGTAGCACTCTGTGTTATGTGGTTCATCGCATCGACTGGATGGAAACAG GGTTTATGTGAGCTCTTCGAGGATGACGATACCTCTCAGCACACTTTCGGAGGAGAAGGGAACGTCGTCAAAAGAAGCGCTCAGATTCCAGCATACTGTGAAGCAATCCTTGGCAAAATAAG gaTGGACGGATCTTCTACAGGCTCAGAACGTGTATTGCAAACATCGACGACGAGTTTGGCAG GCACGGATTCGCAGACAATTTCTGCAACTGATCTGATGGGCTGGGTCTTTTACAAAACGACGAAAATGTGCTATAAG AAATTCAACGTCGATTTAACTTCTGATGAGGCAGAGAAGAAATGCAATGGCTATGATGGACACTTAGCATCCATTCATTCTATGGAACAGAATCAATTTCTTTTAGGCAAGTCATTTTGTCCTCAAACGGTTTGGAAGTAA